A stretch of the Argentina anserina chromosome 6, drPotAnse1.1, whole genome shotgun sequence genome encodes the following:
- the LOC126799832 gene encoding E3 ubiquitin-protein ligase ATL41-like encodes MSSSSHTDRIMRLLDENDEFPPGWHDWHQKSPNDLNSKIMLIAIISLSVVVVVVILLHTYARCVLRRQTVRRAAALRRLGSTVARVHSTAETPKTGLEPSVIAALPVFVYGVGRQDGDADVECAVCLSMLEDEEIARLLPNCKHSFHAVCIDTWLISHPTCPICRTEAEPRMALQPEPREGPVANATPTAPPLEPVNSVLSCAEGTSEDGKAVTSGSISRMSSSFRRMLSRDRSSRRVQASGQEDGFEDLERQ; translated from the coding sequence ATGTCTTCTTCCTCTCACACAGATCGGATCATGCGCCTTCTGGACGAAAACGATGAGTTTCCTCCGGGGTGGCATGACTGGCATCAGAAGAGCCCTAATGATTTGAACAGCAAGATCATGCTCATCGCCATCATTTCATTATCCGTCGTGGTTGTGGTTGTAATACTTCTTCATACCTACGCAAGATGCGTCCTCAGACGCCAGACAGTTCGCCGAGCTGCCGCCCTACGCCGCCTGGGTTCGACCGTGGCCCGTGTCCACTCTACCGCCGAGACACCTAAGACCGGCCTCGAACCCTCCGTCATCGCCGCCTTACCCGTCTTCGTATACGGTGTGGGACGTCAGGACGGCGATGCTGACGTCGAGTGCGCCGTGTGTCTGAGCATGCTGGAGGATGAAGAAATAGCGAGGTTGCTTCCTAATTGTAAGCACAGCTTCCATGCAGTGTGCATAGACACGTGGCTGATCTCGCACCCAACGTGCCCTATCTGCCGGACGGAGGCCGAACCCCGTATGGCTCTCCAGCCGGAGCCGCGAGAGGGTCCTGTGGCAAACGCAACACCGACGGCTCCACCGTTGGAGCCGGTGAACTCAGTGTTGTCATGTGCGGAAGGGACCTCGGAAGATGGTAAAGCAGTAACTAGTGGTTCCATTTCGAGGATGAGTAGCTCTTTCAGGAGAATGCTTAGTAGAGATAGATCTTCGAGAAGGGTACAAGCTTCAGGTCAAGAAGATGGTTTTGAAGATTTAGAGAGACAGTG